A window of the Helicobacter sp. 12S02232-10 genome harbors these coding sequences:
- a CDS encoding type IV secretion system protein, with protein sequence MDTDIIKTLDAVQKSLTAINIDVGSWVSGFNWGNAILYGLFWLGGWTLTLVISGMVILSTFVSIVIQALCAIVFPTLIWSKTRGIFFAWGKLYISLSLYAPFAIFCSLIAKEAANYAANTTANNYEGLESFTSIVAVTILYAFSIFILLKIPSWINQLIGSSNDSDSMGAGSVIKTTAGLAGNLSKGMGLASKFGGMMMGNLGNSIGKGAAGIGKGVGKMMENAIKNPSNPGTIGF encoded by the coding sequence ATGGATACTGATATTATTAAAACCTTGGACGCCGTTCAAAAATCGCTCACAGCGATCAATATTGATGTCGGCAGTTGGGTAAGCGGATTTAACTGGGGGAATGCGATTTTATACGGCTTATTTTGGCTTGGTGGCTGGACATTAACGCTTGTAATTTCTGGAATGGTGATTTTATCCACTTTTGTTTCAATCGTGATTCAAGCCCTTTGCGCAATCGTGTTTCCTACATTAATATGGAGTAAAACAAGGGGTATATTTTTCGCTTGGGGAAAACTTTACATCTCTTTATCTTTGTATGCGCCTTTTGCGATCTTTTGCTCTTTGATTGCCAAAGAAGCCGCTAATTATGCAGCTAACACAACGGCTAATAATTATGAGGGACTTGAAAGCTTTACTTCAATTGTAGCCGTAACTATTCTATATGCTTTCTCAATCTTTATCCTTTTAAAAATTCCAAGTTGGATCAATCAGCTCATCGGAAGCAGCAACGATTCTGATTCAATGGGCGCAGGTAGCGTAATTAAAACCACAGCAGGATTAGCCGGAAATCTTTCTAAAGGGATGGGGCTTGCAAGCAAATTTGGCGGAATGATGATGGGGAATTTGGGTAATTCAATTGGCAAAGGAGCCGCAGGAATTGGAAAAGGAGTTGGCAAAATGATGGAAAATGCAATCAAAAATCCGAGCAATCCGGGGACAATCGGATTTTAA
- a CDS encoding TrbG/VirB9 family P-type conjugative transfer protein, with product MIRKIQNYCRQYNLPLKIMRDLQSYCKILISLISKSKNVTMSLRIVDSNSRNFIRNTFLRLFRFIPRGCNPLGTATSITIISYLKICIFFPFFITILFAESPFEGEDNTSVQNPTDTVKNQNLNAIQNSFWYKNRTGNENILNIKFDPKSSKTYKIRTRSAMATTFIFDSDKIAQVILGDSLGFEALELGRNKYDLSNILVVKPKLIGIDTSLTIISESGNIYNFYLFSTDYKNSRNPTILVFVSENRTIGKIKVENLELEKAKKLEEEKLALQNKLNNKKEILIIGEGIEKISIDTSKIQKGYNSYPKKKWYGAISKDSAKLKPIEIFNDDKYTYFKF from the coding sequence ATGATAAGAAAAATTCAGAATTACTGCCGACAATACAATCTCCCATTAAAAATAATGAGAGATCTCCAAAGCTACTGCAAAATTTTGATTAGCTTGATAAGCAAATCAAAAAATGTTACAATGAGCCTTAGAATTGTCGATAGCAATTCAAGGAACTTCATCAGAAACACCTTTTTAAGGCTGTTTAGATTTATCCCTAGAGGCTGCAATCCTCTAGGGACAGCAACCTCAATTACAATTATATCCTATTTAAAAATCTGTATTTTTTTCCCTTTTTTTATAACTATTCTCTTTGCAGAAAGTCCTTTTGAAGGCGAAGACAATACATCAGTTCAAAATCCCACAGATACCGTTAAAAATCAGAACTTGAATGCTATTCAAAATTCATTTTGGTATAAAAATCGCACGGGTAATGAAAATATTCTAAATATTAAATTCGATCCCAAATCATCAAAAACCTATAAAATAAGAACCCGTTCGGCGATGGCCACAACTTTTATTTTTGACAGCGACAAAATTGCTCAAGTTATATTAGGGGATTCTTTAGGTTTTGAAGCCTTAGAGTTGGGTCGTAATAAATATGATCTGTCAAACATATTAGTGGTCAAGCCGAAACTTATTGGTATCGACACTTCTTTAACAATCATTAGCGAAAGCGGCAATATTTATAATTTCTATTTGTTTAGTACAGATTATAAAAATTCAAGAAACCCCACTATTTTAGTCTTTGTCTCTGAAAATAGGACTATTGGAAAGATCAAAGTTGAAAATTTGGAATTAGAGAAAGCCAAAAAGCTTGAAGAAGAGAAATTAGCGCTTCAAAACAAACTCAATAATAAAAAAGAAATATTGATTATTGGTGAAGGGATTGAGAAAATATCCATTGATACCTCTAAAATTCAAAAAGGTTATAACTCTTACCCAAAAAAGAAATGGTATGGAGCCATATCCAAAGATTCGGCTAAACTCAAACCCATTGAAATTTTCAATGATGATAAATACACTTATTTCAAGTTTTAG